The Streptomyces sp. HUAS CB01 genome has a segment encoding these proteins:
- the fxsT gene encoding FxSxx-COOH system tetratricopeptide repeat protein, translated as MPAARKPVGATGAQTVTISFAGFNRAWAAWIGDRLERRGMRVVFQRWDPPVQTPLEETLRDLMLAPGRILVLLSDWYFQLGPRSHAEWNRALRDVVAAEPDRFAAVSVTTSPLPAATAVFAAADLTNVGADEAERRLLARLDLPAEPVAPAGGRPGPRYPADTPEVWGGVPRRNTRFTGRERLLNSAYHALQEAGPGAGVVTLHGMSGVGKTQLAAEYVYRFGSEYDVVWWVSAEKRVTYRQKLAELAPALGLSTGAEYGERLRAVRDALRRGEPYQRWLLVLDGADEPEHIWDLVPTGPGHVLITSRNPEWSEHNSNLLEVRVYDREESVAFIRRRAPRLTHTEADQLAAALEDLPLLLDQTAGWLNDSDMSVDEYIELLEGGIDQDVVKVSADFPLAFQTAWSILLNKLRETVPESVDLLRLCTFFAPGSVPVRLLREMPPGTMPESLSGLMNDPLLWNRAIAQLRQYSVVRLESHESLADEASTSGESLYLHRMVHQIVRKDMPDRNAAEFVEVVRRALAGADPGRPTDTRLWPRYAEITPHLKYADALASEDPAVHTLVLNCLRYMYLSGEYRAGIKLGERAMSAWRALLGGTHPRIWDLSYHYANLLRAVGDYAGTEAIERAAVEHLRDERGPDDLEHLRAAGGLAADLRGLGRYEEALELSQWILEAYRGLLGEQDSRTLNAQNNMAISLRLLGRYGESLELNRRTLEARRQLLRPRHNWTLYSEINYATDLRLLGRYHEAESLQAQSVRVHRLVLGRDNPQTLRAEHNLALCHYRMGERAKAEDMFTRILERAERVLGEADPLTVMFSASQCCFAREHGDIDQARDISTRVVRIYSEMLGEGHPYVAGTRGNHALVLRNVGDREQAHVLVEEALGDMTRAVGENHPWTLGCAVNASALRNLVGDPEGAAELTRITIDRAAEALGRTHPLTLSSRIAHAADLRALRDRQRADKIESEALGDLASTLGPQHVHTVSARSRNRPYWDFEPQII; from the coding sequence ATGCCCGCAGCGCGCAAGCCCGTTGGAGCGACCGGGGCACAGACCGTCACGATCAGTTTCGCCGGCTTCAACCGCGCCTGGGCCGCCTGGATCGGCGACCGGCTCGAACGCCGCGGCATGCGCGTGGTGTTCCAGCGCTGGGACCCGCCCGTGCAGACCCCGCTGGAGGAGACCCTGCGGGACCTGATGCTCGCGCCCGGCCGCATCCTCGTCCTGCTCAGCGACTGGTACTTCCAGCTCGGCCCGCGCAGCCACGCGGAGTGGAACCGGGCCCTGCGTGACGTCGTCGCCGCCGAGCCCGACCGGTTCGCCGCCGTCTCCGTCACCACCTCCCCGCTGCCCGCCGCCACGGCCGTGTTCGCCGCCGCCGACCTCACCAACGTCGGTGCCGACGAGGCCGAGCGCCGGCTGCTGGCCCGGCTGGACCTGCCCGCCGAGCCGGTCGCCCCGGCCGGCGGGCGGCCCGGCCCCCGCTACCCCGCCGACACCCCCGAGGTGTGGGGCGGCGTCCCGCGCCGCAACACCCGCTTCACCGGCCGCGAGAGGCTGCTCAACTCCGCCTACCACGCCCTCCAGGAGGCCGGCCCCGGCGCCGGCGTGGTGACGCTGCACGGCATGTCCGGCGTCGGCAAGACCCAGCTCGCCGCCGAGTACGTGTACCGCTTCGGCTCCGAGTACGACGTGGTGTGGTGGGTCTCCGCGGAGAAGCGCGTCACCTACCGCCAGAAACTCGCCGAACTCGCCCCGGCCCTGGGCCTGTCCACCGGCGCCGAGTACGGCGAGCGGCTGCGCGCCGTGCGCGACGCGCTGCGCCGCGGCGAGCCGTACCAGCGCTGGCTGCTCGTGCTGGACGGGGCGGACGAGCCGGAGCACATCTGGGACCTCGTGCCGACCGGCCCCGGCCACGTCCTGATCACCTCCCGCAACCCGGAGTGGAGCGAGCACAACAGCAACCTGCTGGAGGTACGGGTCTACGACCGCGAGGAGTCCGTCGCCTTCATCCGCCGCCGCGCCCCCCGGCTGACCCACACCGAGGCCGACCAGCTCGCCGCGGCCCTCGAGGACCTGCCGCTGCTCCTCGACCAGACGGCCGGCTGGCTCAACGACTCCGACATGTCGGTGGACGAGTACATCGAACTCCTCGAAGGCGGCATCGACCAGGACGTCGTGAAGGTCTCCGCCGACTTCCCGCTCGCGTTCCAGACCGCCTGGTCGATACTGCTGAACAAGCTCCGCGAGACCGTTCCCGAGTCCGTCGACCTGCTGCGCCTGTGCACCTTCTTCGCGCCCGGCTCCGTACCTGTGCGGCTGCTCAGGGAGATGCCGCCCGGCACCATGCCGGAGTCCCTGTCCGGGCTGATGAACGACCCCCTGCTGTGGAACCGGGCGATCGCCCAGCTGCGCCAGTACTCGGTCGTACGGCTGGAGTCGCACGAGTCCCTGGCGGACGAGGCGTCCACCTCCGGGGAGTCGCTGTACCTGCACCGGATGGTCCACCAGATCGTCCGCAAGGACATGCCCGATCGGAACGCGGCCGAGTTCGTCGAGGTCGTCCGCCGCGCCCTCGCCGGCGCCGACCCGGGACGCCCAACCGACACCCGGCTCTGGCCCCGGTACGCGGAGATCACCCCGCATCTGAAGTACGCCGACGCCCTGGCCAGTGAGGACCCGGCGGTCCACACGCTCGTCCTCAACTGCCTCCGCTACATGTACCTCTCCGGCGAGTACCGCGCCGGCATCAAACTCGGCGAACGCGCCATGTCCGCCTGGCGCGCCCTCCTCGGCGGGACGCACCCGCGGATCTGGGACCTCAGTTACCACTACGCGAACCTGCTGCGCGCCGTCGGCGACTACGCGGGCACGGAAGCCATCGAGCGGGCCGCCGTGGAGCACCTGCGGGACGAGCGCGGCCCGGACGACCTGGAGCACCTCCGGGCGGCCGGCGGGCTGGCGGCCGACCTGCGGGGGCTCGGACGGTACGAGGAGGCACTGGAGCTGTCGCAGTGGATCCTGGAGGCGTACCGCGGACTCCTCGGCGAGCAGGACTCCCGGACCCTCAACGCACAGAACAACATGGCGATCTCCCTGCGCCTGCTGGGCCGTTACGGCGAGTCCCTGGAGCTGAACCGCCGCACCCTGGAGGCCCGCAGGCAACTGCTGCGCCCCCGGCACAACTGGACGCTCTACTCGGAGATCAACTACGCCACGGACCTGCGCCTCCTCGGCCGCTACCACGAGGCCGAGTCCCTCCAGGCGCAGAGCGTCCGGGTGCACCGGCTCGTGCTGGGCCGGGACAACCCCCAGACCCTGCGGGCCGAGCACAACCTGGCCCTGTGCCACTACCGCATGGGCGAGCGCGCCAAGGCCGAGGACATGTTCACCCGGATCCTGGAGCGTGCGGAGCGGGTGCTCGGCGAAGCGGATCCGCTGACCGTGATGTTCTCCGCCAGCCAGTGCTGCTTCGCCCGGGAGCACGGGGACATCGACCAGGCCAGGGACATAAGCACACGGGTCGTCCGCATCTACTCCGAGATGCTCGGCGAGGGGCACCCGTACGTCGCCGGGACCCGGGGCAACCACGCCCTCGTCCTGCGCAACGTCGGCGACCGCGAGCAGGCCCATGTGCTCGTCGAGGAGGCTCTCGGCGACATGACGCGTGCCGTCGGGGAGAACCACCCGTGGACGCTCGGCTGCGCCGTCAACGCCTCGGCGCTGCGCAACCTGGTGGGCGACCCCGAAGGCGCCGCCGAACTGACCCGCATCACCATCGACCGGGCGGCGGAGGCGCTGGGCCGAACGCATCCGCTGACGCTGTCCTCCCGGATCGCCCACGCGGCCGACCTGCGCGCCCTGCGGGACCGGCAGCGTGCCGACAAGATCGAGTCGGAGGCGCTGGGGGACCTCGCGTCGACGCTGGGCCCCCAGCACGTCCACACGGTCTCGGCCCGCTCCCGCAACCGGCCGTACTGGGACTTCGAACCGCAGATCATCTGA
- a CDS encoding aKG-HExxH-type peptide beta-hydroxylase → MSAAVPERILRELGRTEGGPEALALLVRDQHTRRLVLLRALLDAADSAPATAGREPAARIRDHWALLEAAEREDRDAVRGLLLYPLTGPWAERCLHGLTAPGPVQRPDVDLAHFGALAAAAAVRAGLPFTAELPPREGTLALPLLGALSVPGPEPVETAFDGETLTFGGRAGRRVTVRRAADGSARSADPRWRSVVPLPAVLPGAVPVPLDDLHPYRTDGGGPERHGFSFGAALGDGDRKAWEESWSGIGPLLRIGGEHRTAEAAALLRCLVPLAPPPGSGPDGEGASHCSGTRREAFGAVLSSKPSTPAYFAATLVHELQHTKLSALCALVPLHHEDAAPRHFAPWRPDPRPFDGLLQGAYSHIALADYWQRFALGADHGAHRDLAWAEHARCREQVGAVLPVLAASGALTREGRTVVNEMIALYDHLADRPPPSGHAARAAAYVDTARVIWCQRNGTQR, encoded by the coding sequence GTGAGCGCCGCCGTCCCCGAGCGGATCCTGCGGGAACTCGGCCGCACCGAAGGCGGCCCCGAGGCGCTCGCCCTGCTCGTACGGGACCAGCACACCCGGCGGCTGGTGCTGCTGCGGGCCCTCCTGGACGCGGCGGACTCGGCACCCGCCACCGCCGGGAGGGAGCCCGCCGCGCGGATACGGGACCACTGGGCGCTGCTGGAGGCCGCCGAGCGCGAGGACCGGGACGCCGTGCGCGGCCTGCTGCTCTACCCGCTCACCGGCCCCTGGGCCGAGCGCTGCCTGCACGGCCTCACCGCGCCCGGACCGGTGCAGCGCCCGGACGTCGACCTGGCCCACTTCGGGGCCCTCGCCGCCGCGGCCGCCGTCCGCGCCGGGCTGCCTTTCACCGCCGAACTCCCGCCCCGCGAGGGCACACTGGCGCTTCCCCTCCTGGGCGCCCTGAGTGTGCCGGGTCCGGAGCCGGTGGAGACCGCGTTCGACGGCGAGACGCTGACCTTCGGCGGGCGGGCGGGGCGCCGGGTGACGGTACGACGGGCCGCCGACGGGAGCGCGCGCTCCGCCGACCCGCGCTGGCGGTCCGTCGTCCCGCTCCCCGCCGTCCTCCCCGGCGCCGTCCCCGTGCCGCTCGACGACCTCCACCCGTACCGCACCGACGGAGGCGGCCCGGAACGCCACGGATTCAGCTTCGGCGCCGCGCTCGGTGACGGTGACCGCAAGGCCTGGGAGGAGTCCTGGTCGGGCATCGGACCCCTGCTGCGGATCGGCGGCGAGCACCGCACCGCCGAGGCGGCGGCGCTGTTGCGCTGCCTCGTACCGCTCGCCCCGCCGCCCGGCTCGGGCCCCGACGGCGAGGGTGCCTCGCACTGCAGCGGCACCCGGCGCGAGGCGTTCGGGGCCGTCCTCAGCAGCAAGCCGTCCACGCCCGCGTACTTCGCCGCGACGCTCGTCCACGAACTCCAGCACACCAAGCTGTCGGCGCTGTGCGCGCTCGTCCCGCTGCACCACGAGGACGCGGCACCACGGCACTTCGCGCCCTGGCGACCGGACCCGAGGCCCTTCGACGGTCTGCTGCAGGGCGCCTACTCGCACATCGCGCTGGCCGACTACTGGCAGCGGTTCGCGCTCGGCGCCGACCACGGTGCGCACCGCGACCTCGCCTGGGCGGAACACGCGCGGTGCCGCGAACAGGTCGGCGCCGTGCTCCCCGTCCTCGCCGCCTCCGGGGCACTCACCCGCGAAGGGCGCACCGTGGTCAACGAGATGATCGCGCTCTACGACCATCTGGCTGATCGCCCGCCCCCTTCGGGGCACGCGGCGAGGGCGGCTGCATATGTCGACACCGCGCGCGTGATCTGGTGCCAGCGAAACGGAACGCAGCGGTGA
- a CDS encoding DUF6191 domain-containing protein, translating to MSELFAPGRRHTEEERRRQELTLEEAGDADPGRGPIDLGSGVVLIRVPAARDEARSAEGEPEDGDKNAEGAEDTKAAEDGKNAQDGKNAEAARAAEGAE from the coding sequence TTGAGCGAGCTGTTCGCTCCTGGGCGGCGGCACACCGAGGAGGAGCGGCGGCGTCAGGAGCTCACGCTCGAGGAGGCCGGTGACGCCGATCCCGGGCGTGGGCCGATAGACCTCGGGAGCGGGGTCGTACTCATCCGGGTCCCAGCAGCACGGGACGAGGCGCGTTCCGCCGAGGGGGAGCCGGAGGACGGCGACAAGAACGCCGAGGGCGCTGAGGACACCAAGGCTGCCGAGGATGGCAAGAACGCCCAGGACGGCAAGAACGCCGAAGCGGCCCGGGCCGCCGAAGGCGCTGAGTAG
- a CDS encoding T6SS immunity protein Tdi1 domain-containing protein, whose protein sequence is MSLAILVRRFPETGAAESGEGEHYVPAPLAALFEKMAGRTLADGFLRFHTPASAHESYAACARLIGGLEGRYFPFAFDWMGRELLFDIRDPDARPRYVIMVDAAEGEHFTTDLGLDEFFLAVADEDEDALAFPYFEDWRDANLGAPRPLGFEQVVGYKVPTLLGGEDEVANLELTDRRVYFELCTQIALQVRDLPEGTPISGIALTPPESGA, encoded by the coding sequence ATGTCGCTAGCCATACTCGTGCGTCGCTTCCCGGAAACGGGAGCGGCCGAGTCCGGTGAGGGCGAGCACTACGTGCCCGCGCCGCTTGCCGCGTTGTTCGAGAAGATGGCCGGGAGGACCCTGGCCGACGGTTTCCTGCGGTTTCACACGCCAGCGTCGGCGCATGAGTCGTACGCGGCGTGTGCCCGTCTGATCGGAGGACTTGAGGGACGATACTTCCCCTTCGCCTTCGACTGGATGGGCCGCGAGCTGCTCTTCGACATCCGTGATCCCGATGCACGGCCCCGGTACGTCATCATGGTGGACGCGGCGGAGGGCGAGCACTTCACGACGGATCTCGGCCTCGACGAGTTCTTCCTCGCGGTGGCCGACGAGGACGAGGACGCTCTCGCCTTCCCCTACTTCGAGGACTGGCGGGACGCCAACCTCGGCGCACCTCGTCCGCTCGGCTTCGAGCAGGTCGTCGGCTACAAGGTGCCCACGCTGCTGGGCGGCGAGGACGAGGTCGCGAACCTGGAGCTCACCGATCGCAGGGTGTACTTCGAACTGTGCACCCAGATCGCCCTCCAGGTCCGGGACCTGCCGGAGGGCACCCCGATCAGCGGTATCGCCCTGACCCCGCCGGAGTCCGGGGCCTGA
- a CDS encoding FxsB family cyclophane-forming radical SAM/SPASM peptide maturase, with protein sequence MPFGQFIVKVHGRCNLACRYCYLYTGPDRTWRDRPAAAPPRVLDRTAGRIAEHAAGHGLGAFALVLHGGEPLLAGADRLGAFVSLVRERVPEGCTVRATVQTNATLLTDARVTALARHGVRIGISLDGGLPAHNARRTDHAGRPSWPAASRGARLLAERHPDAYAGVLTVVDPRTDPVEMYESLLDLAPPALDLLLPHGNWTAPPPGHPAAAPGTPYRFPDAATPYGDWLVAVFDRWWGAGRRETRVRLFEECLALLLGLPGATESLGLDPVNAVVVETDGAIEQVDSLKSAYDTAAATGLDVFRHTFDDALAHPGIAARQAGAAALSAECRGCPLLTVCGGGHYAHRYRAGAGFTHPSVYCADLERLIRHAAGRLAGATAGAVR encoded by the coding sequence GTGCCCTTCGGCCAGTTCATCGTCAAGGTGCACGGACGCTGCAACCTGGCCTGCCGCTACTGCTATCTGTACACCGGCCCGGACCGCACCTGGCGCGACCGGCCCGCGGCCGCCCCGCCCCGCGTCCTGGACCGCACCGCCGGCCGGATCGCCGAGCACGCGGCCGGCCACGGACTCGGCGCGTTCGCGCTCGTGCTGCACGGCGGCGAGCCGCTGCTCGCGGGAGCGGACCGGCTGGGCGCCTTCGTCTCCCTCGTGCGCGAGCGCGTGCCGGAGGGATGCACCGTCCGCGCGACCGTGCAGACCAACGCGACGCTGCTGACCGACGCCCGCGTCACCGCCCTCGCCCGCCACGGCGTCCGCATCGGCATCAGCCTGGACGGCGGCCTCCCCGCCCACAACGCCCGGCGCACCGACCACGCGGGACGGCCGTCCTGGCCCGCCGCGTCGCGCGGGGCACGGCTTCTCGCCGAGCGCCATCCCGACGCGTACGCGGGCGTCCTCACCGTCGTCGACCCCCGGACCGATCCGGTGGAGATGTACGAGTCGCTGCTGGACCTCGCGCCCCCGGCCCTCGACCTCCTGCTGCCGCACGGCAACTGGACCGCCCCGCCGCCGGGACACCCCGCGGCCGCGCCGGGTACGCCGTACCGCTTCCCGGACGCCGCCACCCCCTACGGCGACTGGCTCGTCGCGGTCTTCGACCGCTGGTGGGGCGCCGGACGGCGGGAGACCAGGGTCCGGCTCTTCGAGGAATGCCTCGCCCTGCTGCTCGGTCTGCCCGGCGCCACCGAGTCCCTCGGCCTCGACCCGGTCAACGCCGTCGTCGTCGAGACGGACGGGGCGATCGAGCAGGTCGACTCCCTGAAGTCCGCCTACGACACCGCCGCCGCCACCGGCCTCGACGTCTTCCGGCACACCTTCGACGACGCCCTCGCCCACCCCGGGATCGCCGCCCGGCAGGCCGGCGCGGCGGCCCTCTCCGCCGAGTGCCGCGGCTGCCCGCTGCTCACCGTCTGCGGCGGCGGCCACTACGCCCACCGCTACCGCGCGGGCGCCGGCTTCACCCACCCGTCCGTCTACTGCGCCGACCTCGAACGGCTCATCCGGCACGCGGCCGGCCGGTTGGCCGGGGCCACCGCGGGAGCGGTCCGGTGA